Proteins encoded in a region of the Candidatus Methylomirabilota bacterium genome:
- a CDS encoding caspase family protein, with protein MRLNRLALLAAVLALLAPWAPAHAQKPQRAERPTYQVGDRWIRNDGVYELVRIEDDMYVFASGPGRQIHLGRDLAIGRVHFGERLGVFDPPPKLSWPLEVGKSGWGRVRWRGFNAPAGTMVSAIVAWKVEAMEPVQVAGTARDAFRVAFEVKWPARHGGSDGYRTWQLWYAPDAKQWVKGESEDLGFLRFAVVAIDQEGPAPLAVALQAPRDEERVAVPLIVLQGRATSGRGVARVTVSLNGAEIALPMPEAAEAAITLNVPLKLREGRNVVLVTAAEPGGATRQEARVVFYDKAVAAAPAAPPPVERPAPPPAPRVEPPKPEPVIAAAPPPPPLTVALTSPMDQLRVEQETIALAGLASGGRGVARVTVTLNGVEVKRVAEAQPLPALPVNLPLKLAEGTNTLVVTASDATGAVHQEVRTVVYEKIVPLSVEFRYPDDRAKVAQPTTVVVATVASSRGIASVSVTVNGAEVRMGDEVAIRDIRVAQRPKPEAAAGGPRKSITLTVPVTLAEGTNVIVVTATEPGGTARQAVRAVSYEKEVAAVVPAEPAAPPAHVRSQWAVVIGVGKYEASSIPTLRYSVADADAVYQTLIGPAGFKKDRVLLLTDKTERKPTLRNIKWALGTFLGRSAQKDDTVLIYYAGHGAPEVDTRGVERDGLAKYLIPSDADPDDLYSTALPMDELHAIFGRMEAERVVVFLDACYSGAAGGRTFASKKTRAGAVDDMFLDRLTRSKGRAIITASRPSEVSIELPDLGHGIFTYYLVEGLRGAADLNRDGIVTLQELYEYLEQQVTQKSRAVGGNQHPVMKGELEGVLPLVKVRGR; from the coding sequence ATGAGGCTCAATCGCCTGGCGCTCCTCGCGGCCGTGCTGGCGCTCCTCGCTCCGTGGGCGCCCGCTCACGCCCAGAAACCGCAGCGGGCGGAGCGGCCCACCTACCAGGTCGGCGACCGGTGGATCCGCAACGACGGCGTCTACGAGCTCGTCAGGATCGAGGATGACATGTACGTCTTCGCCTCGGGTCCCGGGCGCCAGATCCATCTGGGTCGGGATCTCGCGATAGGCAGAGTGCACTTCGGCGAGCGCCTGGGAGTGTTCGACCCGCCGCCGAAGCTCTCCTGGCCCCTCGAAGTCGGGAAATCGGGCTGGGGCCGCGTCCGCTGGCGGGGCTTCAACGCTCCGGCGGGCACCATGGTGTCGGCGATCGTCGCGTGGAAAGTCGAAGCCATGGAGCCCGTCCAGGTGGCGGGCACCGCGCGCGACGCCTTCCGCGTGGCCTTCGAGGTGAAGTGGCCGGCGCGCCACGGCGGGTCCGATGGCTATCGCACGTGGCAGCTCTGGTACGCGCCGGACGCGAAGCAGTGGGTGAAGGGCGAGAGCGAGGACCTGGGGTTCCTGCGGTTCGCCGTCGTCGCGATCGATCAGGAGGGGCCGGCGCCGCTCGCGGTCGCCCTCCAGGCGCCGCGCGATGAGGAGCGCGTCGCCGTGCCCCTGATCGTGCTCCAGGGCAGGGCGACGAGCGGCCGCGGCGTCGCGCGCGTGACCGTGAGCCTCAACGGCGCCGAGATTGCGCTCCCGATGCCGGAGGCGGCGGAGGCGGCGATCACGCTGAACGTCCCGCTCAAGCTCCGGGAGGGACGCAACGTCGTCCTCGTCACGGCCGCGGAGCCCGGCGGCGCCACGCGCCAGGAGGCGCGCGTCGTGTTCTACGACAAGGCCGTGGCCGCCGCGCCGGCAGCACCGCCGCCGGTCGAGCGCCCGGCGCCGCCGCCCGCACCGCGTGTCGAGCCGCCGAAGCCCGAGCCCGTGATCGCCGCCGCGCCGCCCCCGCCGCCGCTCACCGTCGCGCTGACCTCGCCGATGGACCAGCTCCGCGTCGAGCAGGAGACGATCGCGCTGGCGGGCCTCGCCTCGGGCGGCCGCGGCGTCGCGCGCGTCACGGTGACGCTGAACGGCGTCGAGGTCAAGCGCGTCGCCGAGGCGCAGCCGCTGCCGGCGCTCCCCGTGAACCTCCCGCTGAAGCTCGCGGAGGGGACCAACACCCTCGTCGTCACGGCGTCGGACGCGACCGGCGCCGTGCACCAGGAAGTCCGGACCGTCGTCTACGAGAAGATCGTGCCGCTCAGCGTGGAGTTCCGCTACCCGGACGATCGCGCGAAGGTCGCGCAGCCCACGACCGTCGTCGTCGCGACGGTCGCGTCGAGCCGCGGAATCGCCAGCGTGAGCGTCACGGTGAACGGCGCGGAGGTGCGGATGGGCGACGAGGTCGCCATCCGCGACATCCGGGTGGCCCAGCGGCCGAAGCCGGAGGCCGCGGCGGGCGGCCCGCGGAAGTCCATTACGCTGACGGTGCCGGTGACGCTCGCCGAGGGCACCAACGTCATCGTGGTCACCGCGACCGAGCCCGGCGGCACGGCGCGCCAGGCGGTGAGGGCGGTGAGCTACGAGAAGGAGGTCGCCGCCGTCGTGCCCGCCGAGCCCGCGGCGCCGCCGGCGCACGTGCGCAGCCAGTGGGCGGTCGTCATCGGCGTGGGCAAGTACGAGGCCTCGTCCATCCCGACGCTCCGGTACAGCGTCGCGGATGCCGACGCCGTCTACCAGACGCTGATCGGGCCGGCCGGCTTCAAGAAGGACCGCGTGCTCCTCCTCACCGACAAGACCGAGCGCAAGCCGACGCTGCGGAACATCAAGTGGGCCCTCGGGACGTTCCTGGGCCGCTCGGCACAGAAGGACGACACGGTGCTCATCTACTACGCGGGCCACGGCGCGCCCGAGGTGGACACCCGCGGCGTCGAGCGCGACGGCCTCGCCAAGTACCTGATCCCGAGCGACGCCGACCCGGACGACCTCTACTCGACCGCGCTCCCGATGGACGAGCTCCACGCGATCTTCGGCCGGATGGAGGCCGAGCGCGTTGTCGTGTTCCTCGACGCCTGTTACAGCGGCGCCGCGGGCGGCCGCACCTTCGCGTCGAAGAAGACGCGCGCGGGCGCGGTGGACGACATGTTCCTCGACCGGCTCACGCGCTCCAAGGGCCGCGCGATCATCACCGCGTCGCGGCCGAGCGAGGTCTCGATCGAGCTGCCCGACCTGGGCCACGGGATCTTCACCTACTACCTGGTTGAGGGGCTCAGGGGCGCGGCCGATCTGAACCGCGACGGGATCGTCACCCTCCAGGAGCTCTACGAGTACCTCGAGCAGCAGGTCACGCAGAAGTCGCGCGCGGTCGGCGGCAACCAGCACCCCGTCATGAAGGGCGAGCTCGAGGGCGTGCTGCCGCTGGTGAAGGTGCGCGGCCGCTAG